aaggaaGTTCAATTAGCCCTTTAGTATGTTTGTGAGTGTGTGCTTATTTTGAGCTATCAGCTGTGCGCTACTtgttaaagtttacaatgattttAGCTATCACCGAACAGTACACAAATGTTTTAATGCACGGAGTACaggtcatagtgtacaagtacaagtgtgttgacttatctgtcaagcattctgacaggcactcgctggattcggaatgacagcgaattcaaaatggataccattaccgaatgctccgaatgattgaaaaattgaaaaagtccatacgattggtagtcaaaaatgttgtcgttgagaccaaaaatgcgactctagacctgagatttccatcaggtgagcgaggctgtttgtagttttgacgtttatcgcttagtgaacacacttggtataggtacactatggtacAGGTATATATAAAAAGCTATTAATGGCGACAAATACTACTGAAAATAAAGAACATCCCATTAGAATACCAACAGCCGCTGCAGTTGTTGACATTAATACAATGGGTGGCGAAGAACAACCTGCTTGTTTAGCCAATTTACCGCCAATTGATTTCGAGAACGATCGTTATCCCTATTGTATTGTTTGGACACCTATTCCTGTCTTGACTTGGCTGTTCCCAATGATTGGCCATATGGGAATTTGTACTTCATCTGGTGTTATTCGTGATTTTGCTGGATCATATTTTGTGTCTGCAGATAATATGGGATTTGGCAAACCAACTCGTTATCTACGTATGCATCCGAAAGAAGTCGAGGGTGGCAGAGAAGCTTGGGATGAAGCGGTGGCTAAAGCATCTGTAATCTATGGTACACGTATGCACAACCTGTTTTTAGATAACTGTCATTCTCATGTAGCCACAGCACTTTGTGGTATGCGTTATAATAGACGAACTAATTGGAATATGATTGGATTGGCCTTTAACATGTTCTTTTTTGGTAAATATGTTGGATGTTTGGGTTTCATCAAGACATGGTTACCATTTTTTATCGCTCTATCTCTTTGTTTTTTCCTTGGATTTTTTCTATGAAGGCCACTTCGAATTAGttcaaatcaaaattgttttttgtttacttaaaatttattaaatttgaaatgGTACATTTTTGAGAagttttatttatacaaaattgtcTATTTAAGTTaacaaaaatagtttatataaattataaaagatgtttatgataaaataaatgttgaaaaatattaaaatggttTAGCAATCAGACAATGCAAAGCAATTAGCGCAGGTTTTGCCTTTAGCACTCTTCATTGAGACCATTCCaccaagggattcaaggggttgtgtagcgcaatatatagcttctccaacccaattgccaacctcaccttcgagcggtgaatcccgtttcactaacagacgaggctctggcgaccccaagctcctcatggaacttgggggtggggagggagggatggcctgaaggttcaatgtggccatataaatcgttcccgagatggtcgggccagcaccttaatggtgctgtgttaccggagcgtatcggatctgtatccgacaaaggaccatcacatcgataacactccccaaagccttcggggagtaacctaatcgctacaacaacaacaacaacaaccattccACAACATACATACCATAACAGGGTTTCCACAAGAATCAGGGGTGAATTTATGTGGGAGTTTTAGAGCCACTAGTTCATATATGCCCCATTTCACGTCTATATGTATTACAATTCTGCATAAATGGACGCTTTTCAACCCAATTCCAATATGTGCGTCCATCGgaattcaagggattgtgtagtgGAACCCTTTCAAGGCCATCTATCCATTCGCCAATGCATCGACACGTTTCAAAGCCTTTTTTCACGCTTCAACGTGTTTTGTTAAATCATTTGATTAtgatgtagcgataaggtttttccacgaaggctttggggagtgttttcgatgtgatggatctttgccggatacagatccggtacgctccggtaacacagcacgaTTAAGGTAccagtcgccttttacgacaggcatatctaccgcaggtatattctaaccagacctgttaaataatgattactaatggtaatcattagccgttccattgattattttctttaaacgccatttaatgattacttgcaattattttctatttttaatgattacttttcaattaattaaaaaaaataatcgaaaaaaatcatgatttttttcgattattgaaaaaaaatcaaaaaatcaaaaataatcaaaagtaatcaaaaaggcccttttgattacttttgattatttttgattttttttgatttttttttttatttttttgattatttttaattatttttctgctttgttgaaagaaaaattctcgtttgttgcatgcacggaataatttctacatacaagtacattttaggatgcaatattaaatcgtaaccgcttatcgaggcaaatatatacatacatgcaccatataggaaaagtatatacacgtgcataatttgctacaccCATTGTATAAAATAATAACGATACTCTATGGTTCGTCCTTAAGTaatgccaattttgttttgtatacaaaattaatatatccactattttggattacgttatggcaatgcactgattgttttgtaatcaaagtttatcacaTTGTCCGCTTTATtaagtaatattggtttcatatcatcgccattatatgagtgttcttcgtcccgtttattattattatttttgataatgagtgtagcaaattatgcacgtgtatatacttatcctatatggtgcatgtatgtatatatttgcctcgataagcggttacgatttaatattgcatcctaaaatgtacttgtatgttattccgtgcatgcaacaaacgagaatttttctttcaacaaagtagaaaaataattaaaaataatcaaaaaaaatcaaaaaaaaaatcaaaaaaaatcgaaaaaatcaaaaataatcaaaagggccttttttgattactttttattatttttgattttttttcaataatcggaaagtcatgatttttttttga
The DNA window shown above is from Eurosta solidaginis isolate ZX-2024a chromosome 2, ASM4086904v1, whole genome shotgun sequence and carries:
- the LOC137242780 gene encoding transmembrane protein 222 isoform X1 → MATNTTENKEHPIRIPTAAAVVDINTMGGEEQPACLANLPPIDFENDRYPYCIVWTPIPVLTWLFPMIGHMGICTSSGVIRDFAGSYFVSADNMGFGKPTRYLRMHPKEVEGGREAWDEAVAKASVIYGTRMHNLFLDNCHSHVATALCGMRYNRRTNWNMIGLAFNMFFFGKYVGCLGFIKTWLPFFIALSLCFFLGFFL
- the LOC137242780 gene encoding transmembrane protein 222 isoform X2, whose product is MGGEEQPACLANLPPIDFENDRYPYCIVWTPIPVLTWLFPMIGHMGICTSSGVIRDFAGSYFVSADNMGFGKPTRYLRMHPKEVEGGREAWDEAVAKASVIYGTRMHNLFLDNCHSHVATALCGMRYNRRTNWNMIGLAFNMFFFGKYVGCLGFIKTWLPFFIALSLCFFLGFFL